Proteins found in one Crassostrea angulata isolate pt1a10 chromosome 3, ASM2561291v2, whole genome shotgun sequence genomic segment:
- the LOC128177890 gene encoding glutathione-specific gamma-glutamylcyclotransferase 1-like — protein sequence MVSYTHSGIHTMEELHVFGYGSLMWKPDFHYTTREHGYIRGYQRRFWQSNTEQRGTDQKPGRVATLIKTDAQDCLWGVKFTVKGAKKVAQVLEKLSVREKLLGSYVTITTEFYGKNASPCDVLVYMATERNPLYVGPVSENEDTDLECIADTVVRTRGTAGPNSEYVTRLADYIRKHIPEERDEHLFNLDNKIKNKIYIHEYRHQG from the exons ATGGTCTCGTACACACACAGCGGAATACACACGATGGAAGAACTGCACGTATTTGGATATGGCTCTCTTATGTGGAAACCCGACTTTCATTATACCACAAGGGAACACGGGTATATTCGAGGATACCAAAGACGATTCTGGCAAAGCAACACAGAACAGAGGGGCACAGACCAAAAG CCTGGAAGAGTAGCTACTTTGATCAAAACAGACGCACAG GATTGTCTTTGGGGAGTGAAGTTCACGGTGAAAGGTGCGAAAAAAGTGGCACAGGTCTTAGAAAAACTGAGTGTGCGGGAAAAATTACTCGGCAGTTATGTGACAATCACAACGGAGTTTTACGGCAAAAACGCGAGTCCTTGTGACGTGTTAGTGTACATGGCAACAGAAAGGAACCCCTTGTACGTGGGGCCCGTGTCCGAGAATGAGGACACAGACTTAGAGTGTATTGCTGACACTGTGGTGCGGACACGTGGGACTGCCGGTCCAAACTCGGAATATGTGACACGGTTAGCGGATTATATCCGGAAACACATACCAGAGGAGAGAGACGAGCATTTGTTTAACCTGGACAATAAGATCAAAAATAAGATTTATATTCACGAATACAGACATCAGGGTTAG